A window of the Gossypium hirsutum isolate 1008001.06 chromosome A05, Gossypium_hirsutum_v2.1, whole genome shotgun sequence genome harbors these coding sequences:
- the LOC107914141 gene encoding vacuolar iron transporter homolog 4 has translation METTNGTSINNHKFTIPAVNDVEQQQASMELEPTDDFNYSKRSQWLRAAVLGANDGLVSTAALMMGVGAVKQDIKAMILTGFAGLVAGACSMAIGEFVSVYSQLDIEVAQLKRDKLRDENRETTDEEEEQEGSKGEKESLPNPLQASAASALSFSVGAMVPLLAASFIKEYKVRLGVVVGAVSLALAVFGWLGAVLGRAPRVRSAVRVLVGGWLAMAITFGLTKLIGSSGL, from the coding sequence ACAACAAGCAAGCATGGAACTCGAACCCACCGACGATTTCAACTACTCGAAACGATCACAATGGCTACGAGCCGCGGTCCTAGGTGCCAACGATGGGCTCGTCTCCACCGCAGCCCTGATGATGGGTGTTGGTGCAGTAAAACAAGACATTAAAGCCATGATATTAACTGGTTTTGCTGGTCTAGTTGCAGGGGCTTGCAGCATGGCAATAGGTGAGTTCGTTTCGGTGTATTCACAGTTAGATATAGAGGTGGCCCAGCTTAAGAGAGACAAGCTAAGAGACGAAAATAGAGAAACaacagatgaagaagaagaacaagaagGAAGTAAAGGAGAAAAAGAGTCATTGCCAAACCCTTTACAAGCATCAGCAGCTTCAGCCCTTTCGTTCTCAGTGGGGGCAATGGTCCCATTGCTAGCTGCATCATTTATAAAGGAGTATAAGGTGAGATTAGGTGTAGTGGTCGGTGCAGTGAGCTTGGCTTTGGCGGTGTTCGGATGGTTGGGAGCTGTGTTAGGGAGAGCACCAAGGGTGAGGTCTGCAGTTAGGGTCTTGGTTGGAGGGTGGCTAGCCATGGCTATAACTTTTGGGTTAACCAAGTTGATTGGATCAAGTGGGCTCTGA